TtccaggtgaacgctgtaaaaggtTCTTGGTGCGAAGCtaaggagggtgcagaggagTCCCTTTTAGTATAAGAAAATATCCTTTATTGTGTTAGAGACATTAAGCACAGAGACAACACATGACGTCCAGATGTCAATCCCCCCTTCAATCTGGGTTGTGCCTCTAACATGCAGAGAAGACGGATATGACACTCACAACTTTCAATATGAAACACAACATGGTGAGTTGTCAGAGCCTGATGCATTTTACTGGAAGCAGTGGGGCTTTTAGGTAGGCCATCCACGACGTGGTAAGATTGGTGTCGTAGGTGGATCTTAATAATTCTCAATGATGTTGACTTTTTTGTGTTCCTGCAGCAAAGACATTGGACTAAACAGTAGAAGATGGGTGCAGATGTTGGCTATGGCTGACTGCTATTGATGCAAAGTGTAAAGGGGCTCTCCATCTCCCATTCCATTCCAGAATAGGAAGACCCAAATCTTTTAGGTCTGCCATGTCCCCTTCTAGGAAAGGCATTTATGGGCTCACTATTGTAATTTActaatatatctttatagtggTTGGAGTTTAGTttagcttaggcctcatgcacatgagcgtATCCGTTTTATGGGCCACAAATACTGATGCGGTCTACAAAATCCGGAccgtggacccattgaaaataaaatgcGGTTGCAACACAGACTGCATCCTCAGGTCAggacatgaggccttatacagagctccaaatgccCTGCATAGAAATACATTTAAATAGGACCTGTCTTAATTCCTAACATGTCTGTTGTAGAGATTGCTTGTATTCCCCATCATATAGCAATGGTGGATCATGCTTTCCTAGAACGTTGTGTTGTTCCGTTCTTATGTTATTGCTCCTAGAAAATTATGAATAGATtcccaactgggtgttaccaggtaGGGTTATAGATTGCCAACTGGATGTTACCAGGTAGGGTTATAGATTGCCAACTGGATGTTACCAGGTAGGGTTGCCGCTGACagcatcagactgtgcagggacacaagcCTTTAGCAAGGGAAATAGCAATCCCCAGCACAACACAGATTTATAAGAAAagatactccagaattgttaaAATGGGTAATATGAGTATTTACTAAATCAGAtttgtcaggagtggtgacagccaGGTCATCTTAGAAGCACAACATGCTGGttactgcagtcaccactaggggggacTAACTGCATACTGTTCATACATTGAATGCAATAATAACGCATTATGCACAAAGTCGGATTGTTATCTTTTAACgtggacctctcacctctcctgacatcccTGTTTCATTAATTACTTTCCTTCCACATATAACAATCCTGAAACATCTTTTGatataactctatgttgtgcccttcctctgttatttctcctaGAAGTTTGAAAAGTAACTGTCAGATGTCTGCAAAAAATGTACATCTGGGTGTTGggcccctgcacagtctgacactatacaatcagtgctgccagtggcagACTGCAGGGGCACACCCCTAACTGGAAACATCCAGCTGGACCATTATTCCATTTTTGAGACGTGGTTTGCTTGTCCTTCTTGTGCTCACTGTACATGCTTTACTCCATTTACTATGGTCTTTCTAGTCCAAAGACATAAGCTATCTATGGTGTTTGTGCAGGCAAATTAGACCGTGAGTACCATGTGAACAAGGCCCATATGAGTAGATTATGTGTACAgctctgcagaatatgttggcacatTGTAAGTAACTAGTTTGTAAAGCAGTAGATGAAACCACTAGTATTATATCCATGAGTTGGAATGAAAAGGTATCTCCAAATGCATGCTCCTTATACCACGAGTGACACCACGTGAAGCAACTTTGAAATGAGATGTTCCTCATAAGGAACAACACGTACTAAATGTGgcttcctcttaaaggggttgtctcacttcagcaaaaggcatttatcatgcagtcagttaatacaagccaattactgttgtattgtgattgtccatattgtcccctttgctggctggtttcatttttccatcacaacaTACACGGCTCTCTTTCAGGAGTTGTGACCATccttcaatccagcagcagtggtcgtgcttgcataatATAGGGGGCAAAAACCAGCCTCCCTGGTGTCTGGAACCATGGGAGCGCGCATAGGCACGCATGTGCAGCGTCttccgtaacccctggaaataagtgtatattttgatggaaaatgaatcaagccagcaaaggaggcaatatggacaatcacaacacattagtaagtgccttatattaactttctcgacatgataaatgccatttgctgaagtcagacaacccctttaatgatctaaTTGAATTGAATGGATTTTTGATTGTCTTTAAAAACCTTTGGTCAACCCCATACAGTCTACCAAGACCAACTTCATGAACTGCACAGCCTTgatttttcttcttctcctcGTTCTTGTATTTCTCCACAGCATGTACGAACCGACCTACTTTTATCCTGAGTTCCCTCACTTCCAGCAACGGTGGAATTTGCTACTCGGCTTGATTTTAAACTTTTGGGGACACAAAATCTTCTTAAATGCCCTTTTAAAGCTGTAATGACACAAAGGATACAAAATGGGGTTCACAGCTGAGTTTACCCACAGCAGCCAAAAAGAAGCTTCATACCAATACTCTGGTATACAGTGGCCCCTGCAGGCCGCTCTTATTATCATGAGTAAGGTGTAAGGCGCCCAGCATAGCCCAAATACACAGACAATGACAGCTAAAGACTtagcaatttttttgtctctCGACAACCGAAAACGTTGTGCAATTCCTTGAGAAACCATCCTCATACGTTTTTCCAAGGATGGAGTAGAACCAGATTCTGTAAAACTTCTTCTGCTACTTTTAGATTTTCCATGGACAGTCAATGAACTCCCGTTCAGAGAGGCTCTTTTGACTCCTTTGACCCTTTCTAAGATCTCAGCCTCAGCTGCCTTGATGGTGGCCTTGTCAACATCTCTAGCTTTCGACCCCTTATAGGCTGACTTCCAACATTTTAGAGAATTAGACCTGACGGGTTCATCCATAACCTTTGGATTGTCAGTGATACTATGGCTGTGAGCCTCTTGCATAAGGTCCAGCCTTGTTCTTGTCCTCTTTTGAATATTTAGGTAGATACTGACATTGAAGAAAGTTACACTTATAAAAGGTGTGAAGAACTCTATGGTGGACGCAGTCATTAGGAAGTACCAGTTGTAAAAGAATTCAGCAAAGCATTCACCTTCAGGGATGATGGTCTTGCCTGCAATGTATTCCCACGTGATGATGGCTGGTCCATATAGTAGGAAGGCCAGGAGCCAGACCAAGGTCATCTTCATCACTGCATGCCGGCTGTTACCCTGCTGAGCCCTGTAGCTAACCTAAACAGAAAGGACAAAGTATTAGCCAGGATCCAAAGATGAACAATGTATAATACTTTATCATGGTATTAAATGCAAAAAAAGCTCAGCTTTTAGTTCCAGTGGGTGGGAGGAGGCAGGCCATGGGTGGGATCCCCATGGCACAACTTATTTAACAACGTGTGCCAGAAAACATTAGACCTGAAATCTGCCGGCTCCCTTGCCAGGGTAGATTTCTTTTTGCGGCTCACAGAACTCCCACCGATGCTTCAGAATTATTATCTTTTAATAACTCTGGATCATCATACACCAGAGGGGTTTGCTATTTAGACTGGTGTTATAAATGCCAGTATTAACACTTCCGAGTGTACAACTGCGGTGGAGGAGGGGGTTTCAGCTGCAGTTTTCACTCGGATTTGAGTGAAACAGCATAATGAAGGGGAGGGCGGGAACATCTCGGAGTGTAGCAGATTTTTATACGGTTTTGCCCCAATCTCAtccaagggtgaaatctgcacaaaaaatcaGCAGAAGCAATTGACATGTTGCGGATTCCGAAATCCATATGACAGGTAAATTTCCACGCGGCAATAAAAAGCAAAgtttacatgagatttgtcagacctcattcactttgctggtactgtattatgctgtgcTTGTTCCACACAACAATACTTGCAGAAAGACTGCATgcgatgtgacaggttcccttaaaaacATCAATGCAAATAGCATCGTAGTGTGGCAGGAATTGCTGGAAAAGGGACATCTAGGTAATTCAAGACCAGTACTAGGtaagttaaagagaacctgttaccATGAAAAAGCATTGCAAGCTACATGCagtaggttatagagcaggaggagctgagcagactgatatatagttttatgggaaaagattcagtaaaacctgtaatttatttaaattcctgctctttctgagctttgaagtccagcagtcggtcctatcagtgattgacaacctccCCCCgaggactgtgtatacagagacagctgtcaatcactgatagcaagAGCACCTTTCCCATTGCCACATAGAAGGTGAGCCACTATATTACTTAAATTCCTCTTTGCCAAAATCACCCTATTATAGTCGAGCTCCCTTTTCTGTGTCAGTGTGGACATCTGGAATTATATAGAGGATCAACGTCAGAGAATGGAAATTTTGAAATAGATCCGTGACGGAGGTATTTAGAGATCTTGAGACCTTACTAattaaacaactgaaacaaaggtgGGAGATAAAATCACTCAATCGCCACCTAGAACAGGATATAGTACCGGAGCTCTCTAAGACCCCACCACAGGCCCTACATAGCGAAGAGTTTGATAaagaatgggaaaagttattgacaGTACAGTCTATAGCTCTTTTAATTATTCTCAATTAATTATTAAAAGGAGGACACAAATTTTTAGAGGAAACAACtgtaaaaattaaccaaataaggGAGATAGacaaattcccaaaaaatgaAGAATGCACTAGTTGACATGAGAGAATTTGCAAAAATCTGGGAATAGTAGAACAGGAAATTATAgctaaaaaaaagtaagaaaatttGCAATCTTGTGAAAAATGGTACACAAAAAGCACAAAAAGATGGAAAATATAAAGATCAGCCTGGTAATACCTGTACTCAAAAAGATAAGGATGAACAGGCACTAATTCCCCAGTGCCCACCTGTAGGACACAAGTACAATTTAAGACACAAGGAGGAAACCCAAAGATGGAATCAGAACCAACACACACAGAGAACACACTATGTGAGGAATCAATATCAAAATTACACGAATGGAGAAGCACATTCAGGGAATCACTATCATCACTCACACAACCAGAGCTTAGAAGACAGAAAACACGAAGGGGGAAGGGAAAGGAGAGAAAGAAATCACAGAAGATAGTAATAGAGAACGAGAATTCCATAGTTAATTTATTTTCTATTGTTATTGCCTAATCAAGTCTACTTAACAAAGGGTTGAAATTCCCACCTACAGCACATTTAATTAAATTCGGCACATTTATCGGAATAGAAAAATTTATAAGGAAGTtatgtttaagggtccattcacacgtccatatgtgtttttctgatctgcaaaacacggacaccagcaatgtgcggaccgcgcatcgccggcactcttatagaaaatgccttttcttgtccgcaattgcggacaacaataggacatgttattttttttgcggaacgggagtgcggatccggaagtgtggatccgcaaatgcagatgcggacagcacattccagccccattgaaaataaatgggtccgcacctgatccgcaaaattgcggaacggatgcggacccattttgcagacgtgtgaatggaccctaaagaagtatttaaaaaaaaaatatccaattaATCATATTGATGATAAGCAGGAGAAGTATTACCATACGGATCTTAAATTGAAAACCAAAATGTACCCTAAACAAGAAATGGGACATGAAATCATTACCTTTAAAAAAATGTGGAAGCCGACATAAGGAAAATAAAGGGAGGATCTAAAAAGCTGAATAACCTCACTTCATGGGAAATTCAGGCCATCAAATAATTACAGCAGGAAGATAATATTACAATTCGTCTGGCAGATAAGGGAGGTGCAATCATAATCTAAGATACACAACAATATGATATGGagtgcaaaaaacaactgtcagaCACTACAACATATAGACGATTGCAAAATGATCCTATTAGGGAATTTAGCCAATCACTAGATAAATACGCTGAAAGGGGATTAAACAAGGGATTTTTAAATGAACAGGAGTATAAATTAATTGTAGGTACTCAACAGCGGCTACCGTTCTTTTATTGTATCccgaaaattcataaaaaaactgTAAATCACCCGGGCAGACTGATCATTTCTGGTATAGGATCTTTCACATCCAATTTATCTCAATATTTGGATAAACAATTACAACCAGTAGTAAAGAATACCTTCTCATATATTAAGGATACCACCCAAATAAGCCAGAGTATCGAGAGTCTACAATATAAACATCAGTGGATCTTAGGTACTCTGGATGTAAATTCACTTTATACCACAATTAATCATGAACAGGGCATACATGCTCTAAAACAACAACTGGAACTACATGGACAATTCCAATTAGAACAAATAGAGTATATAGCCGAGGGAGTTGAGTATATCCTGTCTCACAATTATTTTGCATATGATTCAGATTTTTACCTCCAGGTGAGGGGGACTGCCATGGGCACTAGGTTCGCCCCTAGTTATGCTAATTTATTCATGACCCAATGGGAGGATCAGCATATTGGGCCAAGACTGGGGGAGGACCTAGTGCTCTGGCAGAGATTTATAGATGATATAGTTTTTATTTGCCAAAAAAACTATATGGGGATAAATCAGAATCAGAACAATCTAAAATTCACTTCCAATATCAGTACAAaacaaatagaatttttggatttgattattaaaacacaagaaaaccaGTTGATATGCCAAACTTATCAAAAACCGGTAGCAAGAAACAGCTATATCCTTTACTCCAGTTGCCACCTGCCGAGGTGGCTGATAAATATCCCGAAAGGACAATTTAGACGGCTAAAAAGAAATTGTACGGTTGAGGAGGACTTTGAAAAGGAAGCAGCCCATCTGAATGAACAATTTCTCACCAGAAATTACCCTGCTCATCTTGTCGAATCATCTTTGACAGAGGTGTGAAACATGCAAAGAAAGTCCTTCTTTGCATCAGAAGATAATGAGATAGAGATTAAACACCAAGAAAAAGAAGAACAGATCAGAATTATTTTACCCTATAATGCTCAGCGTAGAAAAATAGAAACCATTGTGAGAAAACACTAGCATCACATCTTAAAGGACAAGTAGACTGTTAACTAACGGACCACAAATTGTATACACTAGGGCGCCAAATTTATCACTTAAAGTAGCACCGACtgttaaaatacaaaataaacaaaaagaaggGCTCTCCCAGAATCTGTTCAACCTCAAAGGCTTCTATAGATGCAACGCATGTAGCAACTGTAAAAACATTAagttccccaaaaaaacaattaGGGTTTCCTCGACAAGTAATGCCTTCACTTATGAAATTGATACCTTCCTATCATGTAGTACAGCATATGTCCTCTATTTAATCGAGTGCCCCtgtaaaaaaacaatatataggtaGAATAAAAAGGTTATTTAAATCAAGAATTTCTGAACATATGACTAAGATCAGAAAAGGTTATGAAAAACATTCTTTATCTAAACATTTCAAATACTGCCATAACAAAGACCCAAGTCGACTAACATTCATTGCATTTGAAAAGGTAGAGGTacattggaggggagggggggggggggtcacattgcAAACATGTCGAGACAAGAAGCCAGGCGCATCTATGACTTCAATACTCTACTACCAGATGGCTTGAATTCAGACTTTGAACTGTTCGGTTTTCTATAAGACTATGGGGTGGGTGCCCTTTGCGGATGGGACATCGGAGTCGGGCTGTTTTTCCAGCACTCCGATCTCCCCTTGGTGGGGAGCCACCACCCTATTTTACATCTCTCAAGTTCCTTTTGTTTTCTCTATCCTTCTATGAATAGATTAAGATAAAGATgtcaatctatatatatataaaaaggacgtatgtgtgtatgtatgttccgtgaaaactcaaaaacgcaaccatccatttcaacgaaacttggtatacacatcccttgctacctggaaagaattcTTGCGggggcagtggcgtctctagctttcaaattttggggggggggggggggggggggcacactgggggccaggacaaaagtaggggggggggggcagctataacaacaatatatttacacaagtacgctcagaaatgctgcgatactttacccaatacctaaaaccgcaacagggaagaaaagtcctgctgtctgtggtttaaaaaataaattaaaaaaatcactcagatttcaacatgtcctagctgcctgtggatgacacttttatagggagggggatctgtggatgacacttttatagggagggggatctgtggatgacactgctatggggggggggggatctgtgaatgacactgcataggtggagggggggggggtatctgtggatgacacataccgtatatagaatcttatgctatatgtgtcatccacagatccaccccatgacagtgtcatccccatttccccctctataacagtgtcatccacagatagcccctctctataacagtgtgatccacagatctccctccccgccactcacaggagtgtacatttgacatttctaaactgtaatccatatcctgcagtaactaacTTTAAATCCggattcagcggccgctcatctctactagtaccttaaccttacaccactcggctagcttcggtaacagggccaggctacagccttcaggtactgcctgttagttgttaccgagcgagtgctgatttctgcaggtcagaggatacggattacagtttagaagaaatgtacactcctgtgagcggtccagtggcggatccagagcctggtctcgggagcggcacttccagattattttctgtccgccgccacagaacaagggtgcttatagaacagactacacagtgtagaggtatacagtatattgtgcggcacagtgtagcagtatacggtacattgtgtggcacagtgtagtgttatactgtatattgtggggcaccgtgtaggctatatgtgtataacaaacatatttcacatgaaaacttacagttacttggcttggcccttggggatctcggacacaacTTCACCacattggccgggggctcggcagagctgatgttctgtttcatcctaataagaaagatttcataataaggatttggagaaggggcagagggatagcagagcagggagaggctggtgctgctactagggggtcataccatgggggagtaataaagcccaccataatgccccccccagtagaaataattctccttataatgtgacagtgcaaaaaatacccccttgtaatgccccaagttgagctaatgtcccccataatgtgccagtgtaaaatacccctatatagtgcccccagtaaatgcccccatagtgctcctctccccccttcctcctagtgccccccataatgtaccagtataaaatgccccatatatagtgccccagtagatgccctcagtgtcccccataatttgcaagtacaaaaataccccttcttagtgccccacgtagatgactccatagtactcctctcccgcttccccatagtacccaccataatgtgtcccagtataaaatgctactgtacagagcaccccatataaaataccccttctttgtggcctcagtagatgcccctatagtgcccaccaatcacgtgccagtaacaagagcccccatcacgtgccagtaataagcccccccatcacgtgccagtaataagccccccatcacgtgccagtaataagccgccccccatgtgccagtaaaaagccgcccccccaatgtgccaataataagccgcccccctaatgtgccagtaataagccgccccccaatgtgccagtaataagcccccatcacgtgccagtaataagccccccatcacgtgccagtaataagccccccatcacgtgccagtaataaaccccccatcacgtgccagtaataagccccccatcacgtgccagcaataagctgccccccatcacgtgccagtaataagccccccaatgttccagtaataagctgcccccccaatgtgccagcaataagctgccccccccactgtgccagtaataagctgcccccccaatgtgccagtaataagctgcccccccaatgtgccagtaatacgctgccccccccaatgtgccagtaataagctgcccccccaatgtgccagtaataagctgcccccccaatgtgccagtaataagctgccacccaatgtgccagtaataagctgccacccaatgtgccagtaataagctgccccccaatgtgccagtaataagctgcccccccaatgtgccagtaataagctgcccccccaatgtgccagtaataagctgcccccccaatgtgccagtaataagctgcccccccccaATGTCCCAGTAacactgttgtaaaaaaaaacaaaaaaaactcatacttacctccatgtcagtgactcagcgatgtgatgcaggcctcttccggcctgtgtcccgcactgtatggctcaggcggcgcgatgacggcatcgcgccgcctgcgccggccggcggcctctgataggctgccggcactaggccggcagcctatcagagaaaagtgaagggacacgcctctccctcccctgtactGCCGCAGCACACAGGccggcagatgactatggagatgagcgcaatggaagcgctcatctccctggctgtgcccgactgcggcggctcacttgggggggggggggggggggcacgggtattttagttgggggggcacagcatgatgtagggggggccgtggccccctctggcgacgccactgtatacagtatactgtcctctgtagtatatatatacagtatactgtcctctgtagtatatatacagtatactgtcctctgtagtacatatatatacagtatactgtcctctgtagtatatacacagtatactgtcctctgtagtatatagatacagtataccgtcctctgtgatatatttacagtatatacagtatactgtcctctgtattatgtatatagtatactgtcctctgtagtatatatatatagtatatatgtaATGTCCCGGAGTGCTACTACCACTCCTTTggacaccttgctactgtctcctatgtgctaatacctgtcatctaatgtattttatgtcatctcagaataatgtgcatattttttcCATGTAACTGTTATAGTTTATGTAATGTGCCTGTTCCGCCAGCAGGTGGAAGCAAACAATTCGCAAAGCCTTAGCAGAGTCTGGAACTTTTCCTTCCAGTCTCTAACCCTCTCTGAGAGAGAGGGGGAGTTTAGCGTTGGTGAATCAGTCTAACCTACCCCCTCCTGGGGAAAGGTTCTATGTTGGCTAGCAGAGCGCcacctgctctgctaggcccagaggccctgcctctaAAGTGCAttttggttgcttgtcccctcctgggcttgcattgccttaaccccttagggacccatgacgtaccagtacggcatggatcccgagtctttaaggacccatgaccgGTACCACGAACCAGTACGTCAtgggttgttccgatcaccgctgcccggtgggcggtgatcggaacaaggtgcctgctcaaatcattgagcaggcacctcagctaaatgcccgggggggtcCCGAGACCCCCCAGTGTCGGCTATCGCcgtaaaccgcaggtcaatttagacctgcggtttgcagctttttattgtgcggcggcggtgccatcgggtccccccatgtacagtcctgtatattacactgcaccccatgtatagtcctgtatattatactgcaccccatgtatagtcctgtacattacactgcaccccatgtacagtcctgtatattatactgcaccccatgtatagtcctgtatattacact
The sequence above is a segment of the Bufo gargarizans isolate SCDJY-AF-19 chromosome 6, ASM1485885v1, whole genome shotgun sequence genome. Coding sequences within it:
- the HRH3 gene encoding histamine H3 receptor — encoded protein: MASTQQTWHLNDSWRSNGGSTALPGSFTFTWTVVLAVLMGILIVTTVLGNALVMLAFVVDSSLRTQNNYFLLNLAISDFLVGALCIPLYVPYVLTGRWSFGRSVCKLWLVLDYLLCTSSVFNIVLISYDRFISVTRAVSYRAQQGNSRHAVMKMTLVWLLAFLLYGPAIITWEYIAGKTIIPEGECFAEFFYNWYFLMTASTIEFFTPFISVTFFNVSIYLNIQKRTRTRLDLMQEAHSHSITDNPKVMDEPVRSNSLKCWKSAYKGSKARDVDKATIKAAEAEILERVKGVKRASLNGSSLTVHGKSKSSRRSFTESGSTPSLEKRMRMVSQGIAQRFRLSRDKKIAKSLAVIVCVFGLCWAPYTLLMIIRAACRGHCIPEYWYEASFWLLWVNSAVNPILYPLCHYSFKRAFKKILCPQKFKIKPSSKFHRCWK